One Equus quagga isolate Etosha38 chromosome 5, UCLA_HA_Equagga_1.0, whole genome shotgun sequence genomic window carries:
- the PRDX1 gene encoding peroxiredoxin-1, translated as MSSGNAKIGHPAPNFKATAVMPDGQFKDISLADYKGKYVVFFFYPLDFTFVCPTEIIAFSDRAEEFKKLNCQVIGASVDSHFCHLAWINTPKKQGGLGPMNIPLVSDPKRTIAQDYGVLKADEGISFRGLFIIDDKGILRQITVNDLPVGRSVDETLRLVQAFQFTDKHGEVCPAGWKPGSDTIKPDVQKSKEYFSKQK; from the exons ATGTCTTCAGGAAATGCCAAAATTGGGCACCCTGCCCCCAACTTTAAAGCCACTGCTGTTATGCCAGATGGTCAGTTCAAAGATATCAGCTTAGCTGACTACAAAG gaaagtATGTCGTGTTCTTCTTTTACCCTCTTGACTTCACCTTTGTGTGCCCCACGGAGATCATTGCTTTCAGTGATAGGGCAGAAGAATTCAAGAAACTCAACTGCCAAGTGATTGGAGCTTCTGTTGATTCTCACTTCTGTCATCTGGCTTG GATCAACACACCCAAGAAACAAGGAGGACTGGGACCCATGAACATTCCCTTGGTGTCCGACCCAAAGCGCACCATTGCTCAGGACTATGGGGTCTTAAAGGCTGATGAAGGCATCTCATTCAG GGGCCTCTTTATCATTGATGATAAAGGTATCCTTCGGCAGATCACTGTGAATGACCTTCCTGTTGGCCGCTCTGTGGATGAGACTCTGAGACTCGTTCAGGCCTTCCAGTTCACTGACAAACATGGGGAAG TGTGCCCAGCTGGCTGGAAGCCTGGCAGTGATACCATCAAGCCTGATGTCCAGAAGAGCAAAGAATATTTCTCGAAGCAGAAATGA
- the MMACHC gene encoding cyanocobalamin reductase / alkylcobalamin dealkylase, with protein sequence MEPQVAELQQKIEDTLCPFGFEVYPFQVAWYNALLPPAFHLPLPGPTLAFLVLSTPAMFDRALKPFLQSCHLQPLTDPVDQCVAYHLGRVRESLPELQMEVIADYEVHPNRRPKILAQTAAHVAGAAYYYQRQDVEADPWGTQHISGVCIHPRFGGWFAIRGVLLLPGIEVPDLPPMKPLDCVPTRADRITLLEGFNFHWRDWTYRDAVTPQERYSEEQKAYFSTPPAQRFALLGLAQPSEERGSPSVELPCTTLTPKQPPKPSRARGWLSPRVSPPTSPGP encoded by the exons ATGGAGCCGCAAGTTGCAGAGCTGCAGCAGAAGATTGAGGACACGTTGTGCCCTTTTGGCTTCGAAGTTTACCCCTTCCAG GTGGCATGGTATAATGCACTCTTGCCTCCAGCCTTCCACTTGCCCCTTCCAGGACCTACCCTGGCCTTCCTGGTACTCAGCACACCTGCCATGTTTGACCGGGCCCTCAAGCCCTTCCTGCAGAGCTGCCACCTCCAACCACTGACTGACCCTGTGGACCAGTGTGTGGCCTACCACTTGGGCCGTGTTAGAGAG AGCCTTCCAGAGCTACAGATGGAAGTCATCGCTGACTACGAGGTACACCCCAACCGGCGCCCCAAGATTCTGGCTCAGACAGCAGCTCACGTGGCAGGGGCTGCTTACTACTACCAACGACAAGATGTGGAAGCTGACCCCTGGGGAACTCAG CATATATCAGGCGTGTGCATACATCCCCGATTTGGGGGCTGGTTTGCCATTCGAGGGGTGCTGCTGCTGCCAGGAATAGAGGTGCCCGATCTGCCACCCATGAAGCCTCTTGACTGTGTACCTACAAGAGCTGACCGAATTACCCTACTTGAAGGCTTCAATTTCCATTGGCGTGACTGGACATACCGGGATGCCGTGACACCCCAGGAGCGCTACTCTGAAGAGCAGAAGGCCTACTTTTCCACCCCACCTGCCCAGCGCTTTGCCTTGTTGGGCTTGGCCCAGCCCTCAGAGGAGCGTGGCTCTCCTTCTGTAGAGCTTCCCTGTACCACCCTCACACCCAAGCAGCCTCCAAAACCCAGCAGAGCCCGGGGTTGGCTCAGCCCCAGGGTCTCACCACCTACATCCCCTGGCCCTTGA
- the CCDC163 gene encoding transmembrane protein CCDC163 isoform X1, whose product MSRGLSWSEQLDALLSATDGNVARIKQRLYPLGVSTSAGDLTGTRTSPHHLPPQSGVQAQKPWGLETPIVPERPSWAEAHSASSLWDEVTVLRSQLQSQAKVTEALRQAVQGLLEEREQQKYQICTLEASLRLLQKGPEQRVLLLEQRLEGLRRELQGLRSQVQEQAQTQIQTGPRKCSATSGLHQELQNERQLLWEESEIVWEELKLLRNQLSQHQELLLKQMAQGRQTQARGWKISRGTPFLNQSPATFSSRPIALSRRTYPLRTPRCS is encoded by the exons ATGAGTAGGGGCCTGAGCTGGTCTGAGCAGCTCGACGCGCTTCTCAGTGCGACTGACGGAAATGTGGCCAGGATTAAG CAGCGGCTGTATCCCCTTGGGGTCTCTACCTCAG CAGGAGATCTGACTGGGACTCGGACTTCCCCTCATCACTTGCCTCCCCAGTCAGGAGTCCAAGCACAAAAGCCTTGGGGTCTAGAGACTCCCATTGTCCCAGAGAGGCCGAGTTGGGCTGAGGCCCATAGTGCATCTTCTCTCTGGGATGAAGTTACTGTTCTCCGATCCCAGCTTCAATCCCAGGCTAAG GTGACTGAGGCTCTAAGGCAGGCTGTGCAGGGTCTGCTGGAAGAGCGAGAGCAGCAGAAGTACCAGATCTGTACCCTGGAAG CATCACTAAGGTTGCTGCAGAAGGGCCCAGAGCAGAGAGTCCTTCTCCTGGAGCAACGCCTGGAGGGGCTAAGAAGGGAACTACAGGGCCTTCGAAGCCAGGTGCAGGAACAGGCCCAAACCCAAATACAGACGGGACCACGAAAGTGCAGTGCTACCAGTGGCCTTCACCAAGAGCTGCAGAATGA GCGGCAACTGCTGTGGGAGGAGTCAGAGATTGTGTGGGAGGAATTGAAGTTGCTGCGGAACCAGCTGA GCCAGCACCAGGAGCTGCTGCTGAAACAGATGGCTCAGGGGCGGCAAACTCAGGCCCGTGGCTGGAAG aTCTCCAGGGGAACACCCTTTCTAAACCAGAGCCCAGCAACTTTCAGCTCCAGGCCCATAGCCTTGAGCAGAAGGACCTATCCTTTAAGGACCCCAAGATGCTCCTGA
- the CCDC163 gene encoding transmembrane protein CCDC163 isoform X3, with translation MSRGLSWSEQLDALLSATDGNVARIKQRLYPLGVSTSAGDLTGTRTSPHHLPPQSGVQAQKPWGLETPIVPERPSWAEAHSASSLWDEVTVLRSQLQSQAKVTEALRQAVQGLLEEREQQKYQICTLEASLRLLQKGPEQRVLLLEQRLEGLRRELQGLRSQVQEQAQTQIQTGPRKCSATSGLHQELQNERQLLWEESEIVWEELKLLRNQLSQHQELLLKQMAQGRQTQARGWKL, from the exons ATGAGTAGGGGCCTGAGCTGGTCTGAGCAGCTCGACGCGCTTCTCAGTGCGACTGACGGAAATGTGGCCAGGATTAAG CAGCGGCTGTATCCCCTTGGGGTCTCTACCTCAG CAGGAGATCTGACTGGGACTCGGACTTCCCCTCATCACTTGCCTCCCCAGTCAGGAGTCCAAGCACAAAAGCCTTGGGGTCTAGAGACTCCCATTGTCCCAGAGAGGCCGAGTTGGGCTGAGGCCCATAGTGCATCTTCTCTCTGGGATGAAGTTACTGTTCTCCGATCCCAGCTTCAATCCCAGGCTAAG GTGACTGAGGCTCTAAGGCAGGCTGTGCAGGGTCTGCTGGAAGAGCGAGAGCAGCAGAAGTACCAGATCTGTACCCTGGAAG CATCACTAAGGTTGCTGCAGAAGGGCCCAGAGCAGAGAGTCCTTCTCCTGGAGCAACGCCTGGAGGGGCTAAGAAGGGAACTACAGGGCCTTCGAAGCCAGGTGCAGGAACAGGCCCAAACCCAAATACAGACGGGACCACGAAAGTGCAGTGCTACCAGTGGCCTTCACCAAGAGCTGCAGAATGA GCGGCAACTGCTGTGGGAGGAGTCAGAGATTGTGTGGGAGGAATTGAAGTTGCTGCGGAACCAGCTGA GCCAGCACCAGGAGCTGCTGCTGAAACAGATGGCTCAGGGGCGGCAAACTCAGGCCCGTGGCTGGAAG CTCTGA
- the CCDC163 gene encoding transmembrane protein CCDC163 isoform X2 — translation MSRGLSWSEQLDALLSATDGNVARIKQRLYPLGVSTSGDLTGTRTSPHHLPPQSGVQAQKPWGLETPIVPERPSWAEAHSASSLWDEVTVLRSQLQSQAKVTEALRQAVQGLLEEREQQKYQICTLEASLRLLQKGPEQRVLLLEQRLEGLRRELQGLRSQVQEQAQTQIQTGPRKCSATSGLHQELQNERQLLWEESEIVWEELKLLRNQLSQHQELLLKQMAQGRQTQARGWKISRGTPFLNQSPATFSSRPIALSRRTYPLRTPRCS, via the exons ATGAGTAGGGGCCTGAGCTGGTCTGAGCAGCTCGACGCGCTTCTCAGTGCGACTGACGGAAATGTGGCCAGGATTAAG CAGCGGCTGTATCCCCTTGGGGTCTCTACCTCAG GAGATCTGACTGGGACTCGGACTTCCCCTCATCACTTGCCTCCCCAGTCAGGAGTCCAAGCACAAAAGCCTTGGGGTCTAGAGACTCCCATTGTCCCAGAGAGGCCGAGTTGGGCTGAGGCCCATAGTGCATCTTCTCTCTGGGATGAAGTTACTGTTCTCCGATCCCAGCTTCAATCCCAGGCTAAG GTGACTGAGGCTCTAAGGCAGGCTGTGCAGGGTCTGCTGGAAGAGCGAGAGCAGCAGAAGTACCAGATCTGTACCCTGGAAG CATCACTAAGGTTGCTGCAGAAGGGCCCAGAGCAGAGAGTCCTTCTCCTGGAGCAACGCCTGGAGGGGCTAAGAAGGGAACTACAGGGCCTTCGAAGCCAGGTGCAGGAACAGGCCCAAACCCAAATACAGACGGGACCACGAAAGTGCAGTGCTACCAGTGGCCTTCACCAAGAGCTGCAGAATGA GCGGCAACTGCTGTGGGAGGAGTCAGAGATTGTGTGGGAGGAATTGAAGTTGCTGCGGAACCAGCTGA GCCAGCACCAGGAGCTGCTGCTGAAACAGATGGCTCAGGGGCGGCAAACTCAGGCCCGTGGCTGGAAG aTCTCCAGGGGAACACCCTTTCTAAACCAGAGCCCAGCAACTTTCAGCTCCAGGCCCATAGCCTTGAGCAGAAGGACCTATCCTTTAAGGACCCCAAGATGCTCCTGA